One Williamwhitmania sp. genomic window, GATGGCCAAAATGAAGTTTTCGTTGAGGGCTATGTGAAGCCCACCTCCATATGATGCATGTAGGCGTTCGCTAACATCAGGGAAGTAGTCCCCGGGCTTGAAGGTTGGGTCTTCTGCCTGTGCAATGGCAATGGCTTTATCCTTATCAAACTTAACCTTTTGAACCACTCTACCCATATCGGTAAAGGCTGAAAGTGCTAAGTAAAGGTTCTGTTTCCATACTACGGTATTTAGAAACTTCCACCGCAACTCGAAATTCCCATAGGCCACGCCATCGCCAACCACCCGGTTGCGAAGAATGCCGCGCAGGGTTTGTGAACCTCCAAGCCCCTCAGATGTTGCCCTCCTTAGGTAAAGCGTGGCAAGGTTGGGTTTTAGGTAAAATGGAATGCTGCCAGCCAGCTTCAGCTGCGCCGCCAATCGGTAGGCGAAGGTTAACTTTCCTTTGATAATTGGGATGTATTGTCGATGAACTAGCGAGATGTTGAGGTGTTCGTAGTGGTCATTCCCAAGTAGGGGTTGGGCAATGCTCAGAATTGCTTCGCTCCACATTCCGGTGCTTGGGTTGGCCTCGTTGTCACGCGAATCGAATACGGTACCCAACCTGATGTAGGAGTTGAATCCACCATTCTTCTCGTTGGGGCCTATGATGCCCCAATCCACATATTTGTCATAAAGTCCGGGAACATTGGGTAGCTTATTTGCTTCGCTCTTGCCTTTGTTCAACTCGTCGACATTAACTGGTCCGGTTTTGAAATTGTAGAGTGAAATGCCTGCAGCCCAAAGCCACCTCTTGCCGCTTAACTTTCCTTGAAAATCAGAGGAGAAGCGTTCAATTTTGCGATCATACTTGTAGAATACTCGTGTTTTGTAATCAAGATTCCCCGCTGCATCATTGGTCCAAGCCTGATTGTAAGCAGCCTCGTATCCATTAAAACCATAAAAATCCGCAGCTTTATCGGTGAGGTAGCTCATGTCGGCGGTGACCCGAACCCCTGGTATTAAATATTTTGAATCGTAAAAAAGTCGATTGATACCGCTACCCTTGGTGTAGCGTGAAACTTCGGCATAAATGCTTTGCCTGTATACGGGGTAGGTGGTGCCATCGCCATAATAATAGAAGTTTACCAAACCTCCGTATTCCAGCCCAAGGTCGGAATCGTAAGCAATTACTGGTAGCGCACCAAAGGTCCATCCAGTTTTTATGCGTCCAACGGTAGAGTCGGCCACCTGTGCTTCAGTATTCCATGAAATTGCCAGTAGGGCAATGAGCATAAGTAATTTAGATGTTTTTTGCATCTTTTTTTTGTCTAAAATAACAATTTTATATTGAAATATATCGGTATTTCTCAATGGCAGAGGCAATAAGAAATGGTCTACATCCTATGCCTTTTTTAATTTAGTATCTTTTTCTGTAAATTATTCTTTGGGACAGCCTGTATTCATTATAAGCGATTACCTTATTTTATTCAGAATAGATAGGAAAGAACTGAAACTAGAATAAGAAGCTCATGGTGCTGTATATTCCTTGTAGCCCGTCCTGCGGTGAGGTGGCTCGTCCATAGTCCATGCCAAAAATAAAATTTTCGTTTAGGGCAATATGTAATCCGCAACCGTATGAAACATGGAGATGATCATTGGTATCTGCAAAAAAGTTACTTGCCTTAAAGGTTGGATCTTGCTGAGTTGCAATTCGAATGGCATTTTCTCTATCGAAAACTACCTTTTGAATAACCTGACCCATATCGGTGAATGCTGATAGAGCAATGTAGACGTTTTGACGCCAGATAATGGTTCTTATTGCTTTCCAGCGAAGTTCGAAGTTTCCATAGGCAACGCCATCCCCAACGATGCGGTTTCGTAGAATTCCTCTAAGTGTTTGAGCGCCACCCAAACCTTCAAAGGATGGTTTGCGCAAGTATAGTGTGGCAAGGTTAGGTTTTAGGTAAAAGGGGATGTGTCCCATCAACTTGGTTTGGAGGGCTAGGCGGTAGGCAAAGGTTAACATGTTCCTTATGAGAGTAAAGTACTGCTCATGGGTAATCGATAAGTTGACGTGCTCATACTGTTCATTGCCGAATTCTGGAAGCGCTATGTTTAAAATAAATTTACTGCAAATGCCATGCTGAGGGTTTGCCTCGTTGTCGCGGGTATCGTAAATGGCCCCAATTCTCGCATAGGTATTGAACCCACCATGTTTTTCATCGCCTTTAATAATTCCCCATTCAACATATCGATCATAAAGAGTTGGTATGGGGGGCTGATGGCTAGAACCATTACTGTTCTCGTTTAAATGATGCAGATTAACAGGGCCGGTAGTGAAGTTGAAAAGGGATATCCCCGCTGCCCATCGGAAAACTCGTCCAACTATGTCGCCTTGAATGTCTGTGGAGAAATATGAGATTTTCCGGCAATATTCATAAAATGCACTTGTTTTATAGTCAGGATTTCCGGTAGCATTGGTCGTCCAATTACGCTTGTATATTGCCTCATCACCATTGAATCCAAAAAAATCGGTGGCTCTGTTTACACTGTAACTCATGTCGGAGGTAAGTCTTATACCTGGCAAAAGGTTAGGCGAGTCGAAAAAAAGTCGCTTTATATCGTTACCCTTAGTGTAGTGTGAGACTTCCGCATAAAGACTATGGTGGTAGTTTGGATAGGTTTTGCCATCACCGTAGTAATAGAAGTTGACTAGCCCACCATATTCAACTCCAAGGTCGGAATCGTAGGCAATTATAGGAAGGGCACCTAATGTCCATCCAGTTTTTACCCGGTTGTAAGTTGAATCTGCTTGCTGAGCTTTAGTCGGTTGTGAAAGAGTTGCTGCAGCAATAGTCCATAGAATGTAAAGTAGCGGTTGCCTAAATGGTTTAACTCTTGGCCTAAGTTTACTTCTTTGACATGAAACGTATTTAGGCATACATTCTTGGATCAATTTCGCGGCTAAAGGTATATTATCTTTTTAAAGAAATAGCCTCCAACTTGCTTGCCAACAGGCTGAATTAGCACCATTGGAAGCCATGAAGATTGTATTGTTCAATGGCTGTGGCCAATCTTAGAAAAAGGCGGGAGATGAATATTGATAAATATCATCTATGAAATCATCCAATTTCTATTTTTGAATTCAGCGTGTGTCACCAGTTGACGCAACATTGATAACAATATTGAAGATAATATCAGTTGGCAGATTTCAACTTTTGCAATGGAGTGGCTAAAAGTTGAGTTGTCTTGCTCCATACCCGTTACACCCTATTTATTTCTGATAAGCTTTTTTGTAGTTTGACCTTGAGGAATATGTTATTCTAATCTACTCTTTGCCATTGGTTTTCAAGTTAAATACCACCCCTCAATGGATGGTCCCAATGTTAACTATTCTTGCTGCATTGCAAAAACCTTGTGGATTGTTGGTATTAGTAAAATGAAGCCTAAAGCGATTAGCATTGAAAGAAGAGGCACAAACCAGCGTAGCCAGTTATTATAGGGAATTCGAGCAATGGATGGCTCTCAAACCATTACCCCAAATGTTGGGGAGGCTAGGTTAGTAAAACCGCCTCCAATTTGGTAGGTTGTAAAGGTCGTTTGGCGTGAAATACTAAAAAGATCTGAGAGGAGAATTGAGACATTAACGGAGCGGTGAGTGCTGTGTTGGTTTAACCTGATACAATTGCTAAGTCCAGAAGGTTTTTGATAAAAATTATTCCATGAACATCCTACTCAAAAACTACACTTAAACTTGAACTTTCGCACTTCAATTACTCTCATGGAGCGCCTTCCCTAATCATTTCCGCAAACGGTTGCTATATAGCATCAATTGATAACGATGAATTAGCTATTTTCGTCACCAATAAGAAATACGTAATGTTATGAGGTTGTTGATTTTTAACATTAAGAAATTGGTGCAAGTTGAGGAGCAGCCTCGTATGCTTGTTGCCGGAAAGGATATGGCCATTTTGCCATCCATCGATAATGCCTTTTTGCTACTCAATGGTGAGCATATTGAAGACTTTGGGCCAATGGCCAAGCTGGATAAGCTAAGGAGCGAAGGTTTACAAATTGAAAAGGGTATCGACGCTACCGGCAGATTGGTGTTGCCTTCCTTTTGTGATTCTCATACGCACTTGGTGTATGCAGGAAGCCGCGAGATTGAGTATGTTGATAAAATACGTGGATTATCCTATGAGGAGATTGCTAAGCGGGGAGGGGGCATTCTGAATTCGGCAGCTCTGTTGCACAATACGGGAGAGGAGGAACTTTACATGGACGCCATGGAGCGCATTAGTGAAATTATCAGTTTGGGCACAGGTGCGGTGGAGATAAAGAGTGGCTATGGCCTTTCGGTAGAGGACGAGGTGAAGATGTTGAGGGTCATCCAGCGAATAAGAGAGACTTCTCCCATATTGGTAAAATCCACTTTTCTTGGTGCGCATGCAGTGCCGGCGGAGTATAAAGGACGGCAAACAGAATATGTCGATCTTATTATCAACGAGATGCTACCTCTTATTGCATCCGAAGAGTTGGCCGACTTTGTGGATGTGTTCTGTGATCAAGGTTTTTTTACCGTTGAAGAAACAGAACGCATTCTAATGGCTGCTATGAAGCATGGACTTCGAGGGAAAATTCATGCCAACGAGCTCGCCAATTCTGGCGGTATTCAGGTTGGTGTAAAGTATGGAGCTCTCTCGGTCGATCACCTTGAGTTTACTGGTGACAAGGAGATTGCCGCTCTGCTCGGCTCGGAAACCATGCCAACATTACTTCCCGGTGCAGCCTTCTTCTTGGGCATGAAATACCCTCCTGCCCGTAAAATGATTGACGCTGGATTGCCAGTTGCCTTGGCCTCCGATTATAATCCGGGATCGTCACCATCTGGAGACATGAAGTTTGTGATGTCGCTGGGGTGCATCAAAATGCGAATGACACCCGAGGAGGTTGTAAATGCAACTACGCTCAACTCAGCATACGCTATGGACCTTAGCGATGTTGTGGGAAGTATTGCACGAGGAAAAATTGCCAATTTCTTTATTACTAAGCCTATTCCTACGTTAGAATTTTTGCCATACGCCTACACTTCAAGGCTTGTGGATAAGGTTTTCCTTCGGGGCAAACAGATAGAAAAACAGTAAAACCTACACCTTATGAAAAGAATAGTTGGAATTCTGATTGCCATTTCACTGGCTGG contains:
- the hutI gene encoding imidazolonepropionase yields the protein MRLLIFNIKKLVQVEEQPRMLVAGKDMAILPSIDNAFLLLNGEHIEDFGPMAKLDKLRSEGLQIEKGIDATGRLVLPSFCDSHTHLVYAGSREIEYVDKIRGLSYEEIAKRGGGILNSAALLHNTGEEELYMDAMERISEIISLGTGAVEIKSGYGLSVEDEVKMLRVIQRIRETSPILVKSTFLGAHAVPAEYKGRQTEYVDLIINEMLPLIASEELADFVDVFCDQGFFTVEETERILMAAMKHGLRGKIHANELANSGGIQVGVKYGALSVDHLEFTGDKEIAALLGSETMPTLLPGAAFFLGMKYPPARKMIDAGLPVALASDYNPGSSPSGDMKFVMSLGCIKMRMTPEEVVNATTLNSAYAMDLSDVVGSIARGKIANFFITKPIPTLEFLPYAYTSRLVDKVFLRGKQIEKQ
- a CDS encoding BamA/TamA family outer membrane protein, encoding MPKYVSCQRSKLRPRVKPFRQPLLYILWTIAAATLSQPTKAQQADSTYNRVKTGWTLGALPIIAYDSDLGVEYGGLVNFYYYGDGKTYPNYHHSLYAEVSHYTKGNDIKRLFFDSPNLLPGIRLTSDMSYSVNRATDFFGFNGDEAIYKRNWTTNATGNPDYKTSAFYEYCRKISYFSTDIQGDIVGRVFRWAAGISLFNFTTGPVNLHHLNENSNGSSHQPPIPTLYDRYVEWGIIKGDEKHGGFNTYARIGAIYDTRDNEANPQHGICSKFILNIALPEFGNEQYEHVNLSITHEQYFTLIRNMLTFAYRLALQTKLMGHIPFYLKPNLATLYLRKPSFEGLGGAQTLRGILRNRIVGDGVAYGNFELRWKAIRTIIWRQNVYIALSAFTDMGQVIQKVVFDRENAIRIATQQDPTFKASNFFADTNDHLHVSYGCGLHIALNENFIFGMDYGRATSPQDGLQGIYSTMSFLF
- a CDS encoding BamA/TamA family outer membrane protein yields the protein MQKTSKLLMLIALLAISWNTEAQVADSTVGRIKTGWTFGALPVIAYDSDLGLEYGGLVNFYYYGDGTTYPVYRQSIYAEVSRYTKGSGINRLFYDSKYLIPGVRVTADMSYLTDKAADFYGFNGYEAAYNQAWTNDAAGNLDYKTRVFYKYDRKIERFSSDFQGKLSGKRWLWAAGISLYNFKTGPVNVDELNKGKSEANKLPNVPGLYDKYVDWGIIGPNEKNGGFNSYIRLGTVFDSRDNEANPSTGMWSEAILSIAQPLLGNDHYEHLNISLVHRQYIPIIKGKLTFAYRLAAQLKLAGSIPFYLKPNLATLYLRRATSEGLGGSQTLRGILRNRVVGDGVAYGNFELRWKFLNTVVWKQNLYLALSAFTDMGRVVQKVKFDKDKAIAIAQAEDPTFKPGDYFPDVSERLHASYGGGLHIALNENFILAIDYGKAVSKKDGDQGLYIALNFLF